CTGCGCAAGTAGGCGGCGACATCGCCCGCTTCCACATGGCCATTCATCTCGTCGAATATGTCCTGCAGCGAGGCAAGATGCTCGCGGGTCATGCGCGATGCCGCTCGTCGCGCGACCGCGCCTTCCAGCGCAATGCGCACGTCGCGGAGCTCTTCGAGCAGTTCGAGCGTCATCGGCGGGACCATGAGTGCCCGGCCGGGTCCGTCGATCAGCGCGCCTTCCGCCTGCAAGCGCGTGAGCGCGGCGCGAACCGGCATCGTCGAGGAGCCGACCGCTTCGGCGACACTGCGCAGACTCAACAGTTGCCCGGGCGCGAAGCGTCCGGTCATGATCGCTTCCCGCAGCTGCATGTAGACGCGGCTCGCCATGGTCTCTCGTGCAACGAGTTCGAGTGCGGGTAAATCCGGTGATGCGCGAGTCGCCACGAATAGACCTCCCGAAAAGCACGTCCGTTTGCCGCTGTGATGTGTGATCACACCGCAATGGAACGCAGTTTGGGCAGTGTCGCTAAACGAGTCAACTAGGTGAAAACGCGGAGTTCGTATGCGACGAACGTTGTCGCTGTTGCGGGGGGCGTTTGATGCAGAGGTGGAAGAGACGAAGACGCGATGTGACGCGTCAAACATCGTTCGTAGTGCTTTCTATTCGCTGACGGGTTGCTGAACTGGCGGCGAAGCAGGTGCTGTTGCGCTAACTAATGCCCTGCTTGCGCCGGAAATGCCATAGGAGTCTCAGTAGTGAATGGATAACGGCTCGGGATGTTCCTGCGTTATCACACAGCTGGACTCGACCGGCCAGCCCGCCGCGGTAAGCGGCGGGGTATAACGCTGGCATTGGCCGTTGGTGCCCAGGGTATACGACGAGACCGTCAGCAGCTGCGAGTTCGTTTCCGGCGCAACGTAGACGGTGACATCCGACCCTTTCCTCAGCGTGAATGCAGGCCGCCCCGCAGCGGTGCCGGGCACGAGCGGCGCCCCGCTGCAATCGCTCGAATAGTACTGGTTCTGGAAGTACCATCCCCACATGAATTCGGTGGCCGAATAGACGGTCTTGTTGCCGGTGCCGGAGATTTGCCGCCGCATGATCGGCACGAACGCCGGCGCCCCGTTCACCGTCACGAAGACACCGGCGCTGCCCTGTGCATATTTCAGAGCGCCTACTTCTTGGCCGTTCGCATCGAAGACATGCAGATTGTGCCGATGATGAGCGTGTTCCATTTCATCGGCGAACGACGTCGTCGCGCTTGCGCACAGCAGCGTCAACAGAAAGATTCCGCGCATGGCATGTACCTCAAGGCCACATTCGTTCAGGGAAGACGCGTGTGCGCTCGACTAATGCCACCGCCCTGCGTTTCCGGCCGGAACCCGGATGGTCAGCGGTTCCGGATAAGCGCCGGTCAGCGAGAACGTGCTTTCCGTCGACCATCCGTATTCCGTCACCGGCGTGCTCGAAGCCGTGCACGTGAAGGTCGGCCCCGCCCGCACGGACCCGATGGACACGGGAGCGGAGTTGGTTGCAGGCGCGACGTATAACGTGACGTCGTTGCCGAGCCGCACGGTCGTCGTTGGCCGGATGCCTGTCGTCACCGTGATGACAGGCGTGCCGCTGCAATCGGTTGACGTGAAGTCGACTGCATTCAAGCCCGACCATCTGAATTGCGTAGCGGAATAGACCGTTTGCGGACCGCCGTCGCCCGACACGATGACGCGCTCGATGGGAACGAATGCGATAGCACCGTTCACTGTCAGATAAACGCCGGGGCCGCCATAGTCGTCCAGCGGTCCGACGAACTTGCCCTGAGCGTCGAACACCTGGGGCGTCCCGCCCCCCGCGAACGCCGCCGACAGATGCAGCAGCAAGCACACTGAAACGACCATAGCACGCATCTTTTCACC
This genomic interval from Caballeronia sp. LZ062 contains the following:
- a CDS encoding GntR family transcriptional regulator, translating into MATRASPDLPALELVARETMASRVYMQLREAIMTGRFAPGQLLSLRSVAEAVGSSTMPVRAALTRLQAEGALIDGPGRALMVPPMTLELLEELRDVRIALEGAVARRAASRMTREHLASLQDIFDEMNGHVEAGDVAAYLRSNFRFHSAIYAQGASDITQATIQNLWMRIGPFLNLVAPDIPHMRRSMAAHRHIVEALWRGDGEGARAGIEEDIGDAAADLQERLQSATSDEESDDGGGNLAQA